A genomic segment from Caldisalinibacter kiritimatiensis encodes:
- the thiI gene encoding tRNA uracil 4-sulfurtransferase ThiI produces the protein MDRVISISLGELTLKGKNRSYFEKSVVKHIKNAVKDLGAPKVYKDLGKVFVEVNENNIETLIKRLKKVFGIVLISPCIRTDKDIEEIKKASIAAVKEAMEKNNVSTFKVQTKRADKKFPIKSMEINRQIGGTILRNFESLKVDVHDPNLYVNVDIRNKCYIYTDKIRTYGGLPVGTNGKGLLLLSGGIDSPVAGFMIAKRGVAIDAVYYHSYPFTSERADEKVKELAKILSRYCGKIRLHSINILNIQREINQKCPEDELTIITRRFMMRIAERIANQNGHDVLITGESLGQVASQTIKSINVTNSSVNIPILRPLIGMDKTQIIEISKDIETYETSILPYEDCCTVFLPKHPVTKPKIKDIEESELALNVGELIEFAINNMEIIEIEP, from the coding sequence GTGGATAGAGTTATAAGTATTAGCTTAGGGGAGTTAACTCTTAAAGGAAAAAATAGGTCTTATTTTGAAAAGAGCGTAGTTAAACACATAAAAAATGCAGTTAAAGATTTAGGAGCTCCAAAAGTATACAAGGATTTAGGTAAAGTATTTGTTGAAGTAAATGAGAACAATATTGAAACATTAATTAAAAGATTAAAGAAAGTATTTGGGATTGTATTAATAAGTCCTTGTATTAGAACGGATAAAGATATAGAAGAAATAAAAAAAGCTTCTATAGCTGCAGTAAAAGAAGCAATGGAAAAAAATAATGTAAGTACATTCAAAGTTCAAACTAAAAGAGCCGATAAGAAATTTCCGATAAAGTCAATGGAAATAAACAGACAAATAGGAGGAACAATTTTAAGAAACTTTGAATCTTTAAAAGTAGATGTACATGACCCTAATTTATATGTAAATGTTGATATAAGAAATAAGTGCTACATATATACAGATAAGATTAGAACATATGGAGGATTACCGGTAGGAACTAACGGTAAAGGTTTATTATTACTTTCAGGTGGAATTGACAGTCCAGTTGCAGGATTTATGATAGCTAAAAGAGGAGTAGCAATTGACGCTGTTTACTATCATAGTTACCCATTTACAAGCGAGAGAGCAGATGAAAAAGTAAAAGAATTGGCAAAAATTCTTTCTAGATACTGTGGAAAAATAAGACTTCATAGTATTAATATACTAAATATACAAAGAGAGATTAATCAAAAGTGTCCTGAAGATGAGTTAACAATAATAACAAGAAGATTTATGATGAGAATAGCTGAAAGAATAGCAAATCAAAATGGACATGATGTATTAATTACTGGTGAAAGTCTTGGTCAGGTAGCAAGTCAAACAATAAAATCTATAAATGTAACTAATTCTTCAGTAAATATACCGATTTTGAGACCTCTTATAGGAATGGATAAAACTCAAATTATTGAAATATCAAAAGATATAGAAACATATGAAACTTCTATTTTACCATATGAAGATTGCTGTACAGTATTTTTACCTAAGCATCCAGTTACCAAGCCTAAAATAAAGGATATTGAAGAATCGGAATTAGCATTGAACGTTGGAGAATTAATTGAATTTGCTATAAACAATATGGAAATAATAGAGATTGAACCATAG